The Candidatus Eisenbacteria bacterium region CCGGAGCCGGATCGGCCGGCTCCTTATCCTCCTCCCAGCCGGGGAAACGATCAGCCAGCGATCGGCGCAGGATGGGCAGGAGCCGGGCCCGGTTGAGTTGAGCAAAGCGTTGCGCTTGGAAGGCGTGGGTCACGAAGATGAGATTATGATGTAGCAGACCGGGATCTTTCAGAGCCCGGCGAAGAAATATTTTCCAAGGCAATTCTCTCTCATCCCCGGCCGGCCGCCCGGGGAATGGAAGATCCCGGCTCGTGAGATAGAGAATAAGGCCGTAGAGGAACTCATGGATCGCCTCGCCTTTCAGGTCGACGATCCCTTTGACCGTGCTATGGGTGAAGATGAGCGTGTGCCCTAATCGTGTCACATGATGGGCGGCGAGGAAATTGAGGTTTTCGAGCAGGATGTCATGGGATCGGATCGCCCCGAGCAAACGCGCGGCGGCCGAGAAAGAGGCCTCGGTATTCCCCTCGGCGAGAGCGTCATAAAATTCATGGACAGCGACGACATCGGGCCGGCCGGCCTCATCCAGGTCAAAAGCGTTAAGGCGAACCTCTCGATAATCGAGGCGGAAGAGGGTTTCCAGCGCCCCTCTGAAAAGAAGCTCCGGCGCCTCCCCCGCATAGGTCGGCGCCAAATCCCGGACGGCATCGGCATAGATCACACCATGCGGTGTTGGGAAGCGGGTATCCTGGTGGCGAATCCCGGCAAGCTTCATCCCCTGAAGGATCCGGTTCACCCCCTCGGCCGAGCCCGAATCCTCTTCCACTTGGCTGAGAGCGGCGGCCTTGTCCTTTTTGAGGATCGCATCCCGCATCGAACAGGACGTAAACCTGATTCCGCTCATCTTGAATCGTCTCCTTTTGAGCTCTCCCTCTCTGAAGCGGCTCCCCTCGGGATGGGTTGAGATCGGAGCCGCACTCTCATAAACACTTCAGCCTAGAGCCTCTATGAACCCCCGGTCAACCGGCGGGCGAGAGGGGATGGGGTCGAGTTGACAGAGCCGGGGCGGATCGGGGACACTGAAGGCTGTATGCTGAACCTCAATGAGTTAAGGAGACCACCTCATGGCATCTTTAAGCAGGAAGCCGATATCTATCGGATTTGTTATTTTATGGGGGATCCTCTTTTCACTCCCCTCCATCCTATCAGCGGACACTCCCCAGACAACGGCCGCCGATTTCAAACTGAAGTCGGTGGAGGGTGAGACCTATGTCCTAAAAGAGCTCCTTGCGAAGGGGCCGGTGCTGGTCAACTTCTGGACCGTCTGGTGCAAACCCTGCCAGAAAGAGCTTCCCGAGATGGACAAGCTCTATCAAAAATACAAGGATCAGGGTTATACATTTATCGCGATTGCCGAGGACGACCAACGCACACAATCCAAGGTCCGCCCCACGGTTCGGCAGAGAAAATATACATTCCCCGTTCTGATCGATCCAGATCAAAGTGTGGGAAATCTCTATGCTGTGCGCAGCTATCCAACCAGTTACCTCATCTCATCTGCTGGAACGATCGTTTTTACATCGTCTGGATTTCGCAAAGGGGATGAACTGAAAATCGAAAAGCTCATCATTGAACAATTGAGGCTCTCCAAGGAAGCGACATCAGGAGCCGCATCGGAAGCGGATCCCAAAGATGGAAAATCGTAAACGATAACCAATCTGGAAGGAGAACGCTCCAGATGAGATACGGCGCCCATCGGACGGTTCGATACCTCTTTCTTTTCTTGCTCCTACACATTCCCGCCATAGTAGAAGCCCAGGAGACGACGATCCAAGCCCATCAGG contains the following coding sequences:
- a CDS encoding TlpA family protein disulfide reductase encodes the protein MASLSRKPISIGFVILWGILFSLPSILSADTPQTTAADFKLKSVEGETYVLKELLAKGPVLVNFWTVWCKPCQKELPEMDKLYQKYKDQGYTFIAIAEDDQRTQSKVRPTVRQRKYTFPVLIDPDQSVGNLYAVRSYPTSYLISSAGTIVFTSSGFRKGDELKIEKLIIEQLRLSKEATSGAASEADPKDGKS